One stretch of Streptomyces sp. 135 DNA includes these proteins:
- a CDS encoding alpha-ketoacid dehydrogenase subunit beta, which translates to MTTVAAKPATKPATMAQALGRALRDSMAEDPSVHVLGEDVGALGGVFRVTDGLAEEFGEDRCTDTPLAEAGILGTAVGMAMYGLRPVVEMQFDAFAYPAFEQLISHVARMRNRTRGAMPMPITVRVPYGGGIGGVEHHSDSSEAYYMATPGLHVVTPATVADAYGLLRASIASDDPVVFLEPKRLYWSKADWNPDAPQAVEPIGRAVVRRPGRSATLITYGPSLPVCLEAAEAARAEGWGLEVVDLRSLVPFDDETVAASVRRTGRAVVVHESGGFGGPGGEIAARVTERCFHHLEAPVLRVAGFDIPYPPPMLEKHHLPGVDRILDAVARLQWEAEN; encoded by the coding sequence ATGACCACGGTCGCGGCGAAGCCGGCCACCAAACCGGCCACCATGGCGCAGGCGCTCGGAAGGGCGCTGCGCGACTCCATGGCCGAGGATCCCTCGGTGCACGTCCTCGGGGAGGACGTCGGCGCGCTCGGCGGCGTCTTCCGGGTCACCGACGGGCTCGCCGAGGAGTTCGGCGAGGACCGCTGTACGGACACGCCGCTGGCCGAGGCGGGCATCCTCGGCACGGCGGTCGGCATGGCCATGTACGGCCTGCGGCCGGTCGTCGAGATGCAGTTCGACGCCTTCGCCTACCCCGCCTTCGAGCAGCTGATCTCGCATGTGGCGCGGATGCGCAACCGCACCAGGGGCGCGATGCCGATGCCCATCACCGTGCGCGTGCCCTACGGGGGCGGGATCGGCGGCGTCGAGCACCACAGCGACTCCTCCGAGGCGTACTACATGGCGACTCCGGGGCTCCATGTCGTCACGCCCGCCACGGTCGCCGACGCCTACGGCCTGCTGCGGGCCTCCATCGCCTCCGACGACCCGGTCGTCTTCCTGGAGCCGAAGCGGCTGTACTGGTCCAAGGCCGACTGGAATCCGGACGCCCCGCAGGCCGTCGAACCGATCGGGCGCGCGGTGGTGCGGCGCCCCGGGCGCAGCGCCACGCTCATCACGTACGGCCCGTCCCTGCCCGTCTGCCTGGAGGCGGCCGAGGCCGCGCGCGCCGAGGGCTGGGGCCTCGAAGTGGTCGACCTGCGCTCGCTGGTGCCCTTCGACGACGAGACGGTCGCCGCGTCCGTACGACGCACGGGGCGCGCGGTCGTCGTGCACGAGTCGGGCGGCTTCGGCGGACCCGGCGGGGAGATCGCCGCGCGGGTCACCGAGCGGTGCTTCCATCACCTGGAGGCGCCTGTGCTGCGGGTCGCGGGGTTCGACATCCCGTATCCGCCACCGATGCTGGAGAAGCACCACCTGCCGGGCGTGGACCGGATCCTGGACGCGGTCGCGCGGTTGCAGTGGGAGGCGGAGAACTGA
- a CDS encoding dihydrolipoamide acetyltransferase family protein: MAPAFDVNSLEFKLPDLGEGLTEAEIVRWLVQVGDVVAVDQPVVEVETAKAMVEVPCPYGGVVTARFGEEGTELPVGSPLLTVAVGTPADTRAPEEPAERALRTAAEEESSGNVLVGYGTGAAPARRRRVRPTRAASPMPAAAPAAPAASTDRGPERPPARGDGPVPVISPLVRKLAREHGVELRELVGSGPDGLITRADVEAAIGAAATAATRAVTGQATGAGRAVASVVGLASGEAWEDTMAREAAALKTAAREDEELVRAGRAEARRQVEAGQEPTRAGIESRHPLTGIRGLVADKMARSRREIPEATCWVDADATELLAARAAMNGAMNGAVSAQANAATAAGDGQKVSLLALFARIAVAALGRFPMLNSTVDMEAREVRRFADIHIGFAAQTDRGLVVPVVRHAQSRTTASINAELIRLTEAGRSGKLTPGELTGGTFTLNNYGVFGVDGSTPIINHPEAAMLGVGRIVPKPWVHQGELAVRHVVQLSLTFDHRVCDGGTAGGFLRYVADCVEQPAVLLRSV; the protein is encoded by the coding sequence ATGGCGCCCGCTTTTGACGTGAACAGTCTGGAATTCAAACTGCCCGACCTCGGCGAAGGGCTGACCGAGGCCGAGATCGTCCGCTGGCTCGTCCAGGTCGGGGACGTCGTCGCCGTGGACCAGCCGGTCGTCGAGGTCGAGACGGCCAAGGCGATGGTCGAGGTGCCCTGCCCCTATGGAGGCGTGGTCACCGCCCGTTTCGGCGAGGAGGGCACGGAACTGCCCGTCGGGTCGCCGCTGTTGACGGTCGCCGTGGGCACCCCGGCCGATACGCGCGCCCCTGAGGAGCCCGCCGAGCGTGCTCTGCGGACGGCGGCGGAGGAGGAGTCCTCCGGGAACGTCCTGGTCGGTTACGGCACCGGGGCGGCGCCCGCCCGCCGCAGGAGGGTGCGGCCCACGCGGGCCGCCTCGCCGATGCCCGCCGCGGCCCCCGCAGCCCCTGCGGCCTCCACGGACCGCGGCCCGGAGAGGCCCCCCGCGCGCGGGGACGGCCCTGTCCCGGTGATCTCGCCTCTCGTGCGCAAGCTGGCGCGGGAGCACGGTGTGGAGCTGCGCGAGCTCGTGGGTTCGGGTCCGGACGGGCTGATCACGCGGGCCGACGTCGAGGCGGCCATCGGAGCGGCCGCCACTGCGGCCACCAGGGCGGTCACCGGTCAGGCCACCGGAGCGGGCCGCGCGGTGGCGTCCGTGGTCGGCCTTGCCTCCGGCGAGGCGTGGGAGGACACCATGGCGCGCGAGGCCGCGGCGCTGAAGACGGCGGCCCGTGAGGACGAGGAGCTGGTCCGCGCGGGAAGGGCCGAGGCGCGCCGCCAGGTCGAGGCGGGGCAGGAGCCCACGCGCGCGGGCATCGAGTCCCGGCACCCGCTGACCGGCATCCGCGGCCTCGTCGCGGACAAGATGGCCCGCAGCAGGCGCGAGATCCCGGAGGCCACTTGCTGGGTCGACGCCGACGCGACCGAACTGCTCGCGGCCCGCGCCGCGATGAACGGCGCGATGAACGGCGCGGTGAGCGCCCAGGCGAACGCCGCGACGGCGGCAGGGGACGGCCAGAAGGTGTCGCTGCTCGCGCTGTTCGCCCGCATCGCGGTGGCCGCGCTCGGCCGGTTCCCGATGCTCAACTCCACGGTGGACATGGAGGCGCGCGAGGTGCGCCGGTTCGCGGACATCCACATCGGGTTCGCCGCGCAGACCGACCGGGGGCTGGTCGTGCCCGTCGTACGGCACGCGCAGTCGAGGACGACCGCGTCGATCAACGCCGAGCTGATCCGCCTCACGGAGGCGGGGCGGTCCGGGAAGCTGACTCCCGGTGAGCTGACCGGGGGGACGTTCACGCTGAACAACTACGGCGTGTTCGGGGTGGACGGCTCCACGCCGATCATCAACCACCCCGAGGCGGCCATGCTCGGCGTGGGCCGCATCGTGCCCAAGCCCTGGGTGCATCAGGGCGAGTTGGCGGTACGGCACGTGGTGCAGCTGTCGCTCACCTTCGACCACCGGGTGTGCGACGGCGGCACAGCGGGCGGCTTCCTGCGGTACGTGGCGGACTGCGTCGAACAGCCGGCGGTGCTGCTGCGGTCGGTGTGA